Proteins co-encoded in one Gossypium arboreum isolate Shixiya-1 chromosome 11, ASM2569848v2, whole genome shotgun sequence genomic window:
- the LOC108465500 gene encoding shikimate kinase 1, chloroplastic-like: MEAGVACKWNYPTWIESERFGRKSTGSLRFGRIAKQEHKTRVVVSARFPVQTSSNRHRSVSLEVSCSSYTNFSASTMETGSIHAPFDEALMLKNKSLEVEPYLNGHSIYLVGLMGSGKTTVGKILSHVLGYSFCDSDTLIEQEVNGMSVAEIFKLHGESFFRKKETEVLQRLSSQKQLVVSTGGGAVVQDVNWDYMQKKGIVVWLDVPLEALAQRIAAVGTHSRPLLHYEDGDPYTKALKRLSYLLEQRGKNYAKANARVSLEEIAGKLGYRDVSDLTPTEIAIEALEQIEVYLKEEDGMAIAGL; this comes from the exons ATGGAGGCAGGAGTTGCATGCAAGTGGAATTATCCGACATGGATTGAGTCGGAAAGGTTTGGGAGAAAATCGACTGGTTCTTTGCGGTTCGGTCGGATAGCAAAGCAAGAACACAAGACCCGGGTGGTTGTTTCGGCCCGCTTTCCGGTTCAGACATCTTCCAATCGACATAGATCAGTTTCTTTGGAGGTTTCCTGCTCTTCCTATACGAACTTTTCAG CTTCAACAATGGAAACTGGAAGCATTCATGCACCTTTTGATGAAGCTTTAATGTTAAAG AATAAGTCACTAGAGGTTGAGCCATATTTAAATGGGCACAGTATATATCTTGTTG GATTGATGGGCTCTGGAAAAACTACAGTGGGCAAAATTCTCTCCCATGTACTCGGTTATTCATTTTGTGACAG TGACACATTAATAGAGCAGGAGGTGAATGGAATGTCTGTAGCTGAAATATTTAAGCTTCATGGGGAGAGTTTCTTCAGAAAAAAAGAG ACTGAGGTATTGCAGAGGCTTTCTTCACAGAAACAACTTGTTGTTTCTACTGGCGGAGGTGCAGTTGTACAGGATGTGAACTG GGACTATATGCAGAAGAAGGGGATTGTTGTCTGGTTAGATGTACCTTTGGAAGCCTTGGCACAAAGGATTGCTGCAGTAGGTACTCATTCTCGTCCCCTTTTGCATTATGAAGATGGCGATCCATATACAAAG GCTTTAAAACGTCTGTCTTACCTTTTGGAACAGAGGGGTAAAAATTATGCTAAAGCAAATGCCAGGGTTTCATTGGAAG AAATTGCAGGCAAACTAGGTTATAGAGATGTATCAGATCTTACTCCAACAGAGATCGCAATCGAg GCATTGGAACAAATTGAAGTGTATCTAAAGGAGGAAGATGGCATGGCCATTGCAGGATTATAG